From Algoriphagus sp. NG3, the proteins below share one genomic window:
- a CDS encoding BlaI/MecI/CopY family transcriptional regulator encodes MKLSKSEEKLMELIWSHQTIFMKDILETHPDPKPAPSTVATLLKRMQDKGYVAYKVFGNSRQYYPLVEKPDYFISKFKTIIRDFFSDSPLKFASFFTKQADLSTKELEEIKELVEMEIKRRKE; translated from the coding sequence ATGAAATTATCCAAGTCAGAAGAAAAACTCATGGAGCTGATCTGGTCTCACCAGACCATCTTCATGAAGGACATACTCGAAACACACCCCGATCCCAAGCCGGCACCCAGTACAGTGGCCACGCTTCTGAAACGCATGCAGGATAAAGGATATGTAGCCTATAAAGTCTTTGGTAACTCCAGACAATATTATCCCCTAGTGGAAAAGCCAGACTATTTTATCAGCAAATTCAAAACCATTATCAGAGACTTTTTCTCTGATTCCCCCTTGAAATTTGCCTCATTTTTTACTAAACAAGCTGATCTATCTACCAAAGAGTTGGAGGAAATTAAGGAATTGGTAGAAATGGAAATTAAACGACGAAAGGAATGA
- a CDS encoding sodium:solute symporter family protein: MEISTLDYSIIFIFFSIVLGIGIYVSKKSGLNTSEYFLSGRTMPWWLLGFSMVATTFSTDTPNLVTDIVRNNGVSGNWVWWAFLLTGLLTVFVYAKLWRRSNVLTDMEFYTLRYGGKPARFLRGFRSLYLGLVFNIITLAAVNLAAIKIGGIMLGLSPLETVLIGGIITVIFSAVGGFKGVVYTDFLLFFVAIVGAIGAAYYLVNIPEVGGISNLIAHENVAGKLSILPDFSDTEALLSILIIPLAVQWWSSWYPGSEPGGGGYIAQRMLAAKNENHAIASTFFFNIMHYGLRPWPWILVALASLVVFPDIASIHEAFPNIEESKLGHDLAYSAMLTKLPSGLLGLVLASLGAAYMSTISTQLNWGSSYIVNDFYKQQIRPKASEKELVAVGRTATVLLMVLSAVMALSLTNAKQLFDILLMFGAGTGLVYILRWFWWRINAWSEISVMFAAAITSLVLTYTSLGDTLFGFVNESGIIIEGIFPSWARFPMIVLVTSLVWVLATFASKPEDKTILNSFYKKTTPGGPGWNKVLDDAKAEGIDIEKSHEKWSVPSGILAMILGCILVYSCMFATGNWIYGNYPLAIGLTVTVVVSGLLLAKVWNNMKDTLL, from the coding sequence ATGGAAATCAGCACCTTAGACTATAGCATTATATTCATTTTCTTTTCAATTGTTTTAGGAATAGGAATCTATGTTTCTAAAAAATCCGGGCTGAATACGTCTGAATACTTTTTATCTGGACGGACAATGCCTTGGTGGCTATTGGGCTTTTCTATGGTCGCCACGACATTCTCCACCGACACGCCTAATTTGGTCACGGATATAGTCCGTAACAACGGTGTTTCAGGCAACTGGGTGTGGTGGGCATTTTTATTGACAGGTCTTTTGACTGTTTTTGTATATGCCAAACTATGGCGCAGATCCAATGTTCTGACCGACATGGAGTTCTATACTTTAAGGTATGGAGGTAAACCCGCACGCTTTCTCAGGGGATTCAGATCACTTTATTTAGGGCTTGTTTTTAATATCATCACACTTGCCGCGGTAAATTTGGCCGCTATTAAAATTGGGGGCATAATGCTGGGATTGTCACCATTAGAGACTGTTCTTATTGGAGGAATAATTACGGTGATTTTCAGTGCAGTTGGAGGGTTTAAAGGGGTAGTTTACACAGATTTCCTATTGTTTTTCGTGGCAATAGTTGGTGCAATCGGAGCAGCGTACTATTTGGTGAACATTCCTGAAGTAGGTGGCATAAGTAACTTGATTGCCCATGAAAATGTGGCAGGAAAATTATCCATTTTGCCGGATTTCTCAGATACTGAGGCTTTACTATCTATATTGATAATCCCATTAGCTGTACAATGGTGGAGTTCATGGTATCCGGGTTCGGAGCCTGGAGGAGGTGGATACATTGCCCAACGCATGTTGGCTGCTAAAAATGAAAATCATGCAATCGCTTCTACCTTCTTTTTTAATATAATGCATTATGGCCTACGGCCTTGGCCATGGATTTTGGTGGCTTTGGCTTCTTTGGTGGTATTCCCCGATATTGCCAGTATCCACGAAGCTTTTCCCAACATAGAAGAGAGCAAATTGGGGCATGACTTAGCTTATTCTGCAATGCTGACTAAACTTCCAAGTGGTTTGTTGGGTTTAGTATTAGCCTCCTTGGGCGCTGCCTATATGAGTACTATTTCAACACAGTTAAATTGGGGGTCGTCTTACATCGTAAATGATTTTTACAAACAGCAAATAAGACCAAAGGCTTCAGAGAAAGAGTTGGTTGCGGTGGGAAGAACCGCTACAGTTCTATTGATGGTTTTGAGTGCGGTGATGGCACTATCCCTGACAAACGCCAAACAACTTTTTGATATTCTTCTTATGTTCGGCGCAGGAACGGGTCTAGTATACATCCTAAGATGGTTTTGGTGGCGTATCAATGCATGGAGTGAAATTTCTGTTATGTTTGCCGCTGCTATCACAAGTTTGGTATTAACTTATACTTCCCTTGGGGATACCCTTTTTGGTTTTGTAAATGAATCGGGGATTATAATTGAGGGGATCTTCCCATCATGGGCCAGATTTCCTATGATTGTTTTGGTAACCTCTCTAGTATGGGTGCTGGCCACTTTTGCAAGCAAACCAGAAGATAAAACTATTCTGAATAGTTTTTATAAGAAAACCACACCTGGTGGCCCCGGGTGGAATAAGGTCTTGGATGATGCTAAAGCGGAAGGCATAGATATTGAAAAAAGTCATGAAAAATGGTCTGTTCCTTCGGGAATTTTGGCCATGATTCTGGGCTGCATACTTGTCTATAGCTGTATGTTTGCCACAGGAAATTGGATTTACGGAAATTATCCCTTAGCAATTGGACTTACAGTCACGGTAGTAGTTTCCGGGTTACTTTTAGCCAAAGTTTGGAATAATATGAAAGACACGCTTCTGTGA
- a CDS encoding glycosyltransferase family 4 protein, whose translation MPKLIRITTVPISLKLLLAGQMKFMKEQGWDVLMVSADGRELPQVIRAEGVGHEVIPFTRRITPFQDLKCLWQLYQLIKKEQPDIVHTHTPKAGFLGMIAAKLAGVQVRIHTLAGIPFMAAEGGKKGILEKIEKLTYSYATHVWPNSKGLQDFVLEHNLCPSEKLTVIGEGSSNGVDLSKFNRGVLKENHLVAATMRIQPGEDDFIILSVGRLVKDKGIQELVDAFLSSKIVGKSKLVLLGSFEQDLNPLDAETIKIITDHPRIVQIDWSDHVAHYLALADVLVHPSHREGFPNVLLEAGAMELPVICSDIIGNTDIITQQKTGLIFPVKHVEILKEAMEFAFVKRDKMAELAANLYQKVCRDYERTRVQKEIFTQYQQVLRNVDCKE comes from the coding sequence ATGCCAAAACTAATTCGAATCACCACCGTACCGATTTCCCTAAAACTCCTGCTCGCTGGACAAATGAAGTTTATGAAGGAGCAGGGCTGGGACGTATTGATGGTGAGTGCCGATGGAAGAGAACTCCCGCAAGTGATCAGAGCGGAAGGGGTAGGGCATGAAGTCATCCCTTTTACCCGCAGGATCACTCCATTTCAAGATCTAAAATGTCTTTGGCAGCTATATCAGCTGATCAAGAAAGAACAGCCAGACATAGTGCATACCCATACCCCAAAGGCGGGATTTTTGGGGATGATAGCGGCAAAACTCGCAGGGGTACAGGTGAGAATCCACACCCTTGCAGGGATTCCTTTTATGGCTGCTGAAGGTGGAAAGAAAGGCATCCTCGAAAAAATAGAAAAACTTACTTACAGCTATGCTACACATGTATGGCCTAATTCCAAAGGACTACAGGATTTTGTACTAGAGCATAACTTATGTCCGTCGGAAAAGCTCACCGTGATCGGAGAGGGTTCTTCCAATGGCGTGGATCTTTCTAAATTCAACCGTGGAGTATTGAAGGAAAACCATCTTGTAGCTGCTACAATGCGGATCCAGCCGGGTGAAGATGATTTTATTATCCTGTCTGTGGGCCGACTGGTAAAAGACAAAGGAATACAAGAGCTGGTGGATGCTTTTTTGAGCTCCAAGATTGTTGGGAAATCAAAATTGGTTCTACTTGGAAGCTTTGAACAAGATCTTAATCCACTGGATGCAGAGACGATAAAAATAATCACTGATCATCCCAGAATAGTCCAGATTGATTGGTCAGATCACGTCGCCCATTACCTGGCGTTAGCAGATGTACTTGTACATCCTTCACACCGCGAAGGTTTTCCAAATGTGCTTTTGGAAGCCGGAGCGATGGAATTGCCTGTGATTTGCTCCGATATTATCGGTAATACAGATATAATTACCCAACAGAAAACCGGTCTGATCTTCCCGGTGAAGCACGTGGAAATCCTCAAAGAAGCAATGGAGTTTGCCTTCGTGAAGCGGGATAAGATGGCGGAACTGGCAGCAAATCTATACCAGAAAGTCTGCAGGGATTATGAAAGAACTAGGGTTCAGAAAGAAATTTTTACACAATACCAGCAGGTATTAAGGAATGTTGATTGCAAGGAATAG
- a CDS encoding NAD-dependent epimerase translates to MKYLVTGTAGFIGFHVAKHLLDRGDEVVGLDIINDYYDINLKYARLDHMGIRRNQVKRDLVVQSETISGYRFIQLNLSEKEPLLNLFAQEKFDVVIHLAAQAGVRYSLTNPEVYIESNIVAFMNILECCRFHPVKHLVYASSSSVYGSNEKMPFTTSDSVDHPISLYAASKKSNELMAHTYSHLFNIPTTGLRFFTVYGPWGRPDMALFLFTEAIMKGEPIQVFNYGNMKRDFTYIDDIVTGVVKVADRSARPNADFDGQNPDPGSSKAPYKVYNIGNSAPVLLMDYIHAVEKGLGKKAQMNLLPLQPGDVPASHADVSDLVRDTGYKPDTPIDQGVKSFTDWYLDYYKK, encoded by the coding sequence ATGAAGTACCTGGTGACCGGAACTGCCGGATTTATTGGATTTCACGTTGCAAAACATTTGTTGGATAGGGGAGATGAGGTAGTAGGTCTCGATATTATCAATGATTACTACGACATCAATCTGAAATATGCCCGTCTGGATCATATGGGGATACGCCGGAATCAGGTGAAAAGGGATTTGGTAGTCCAGTCTGAAACGATTTCAGGCTATAGGTTTATCCAGCTTAACCTATCTGAAAAAGAGCCTTTGCTAAATCTCTTTGCCCAGGAGAAATTTGATGTAGTCATACATCTGGCAGCCCAGGCGGGGGTACGATATTCGCTGACCAATCCGGAAGTGTATATCGAAAGCAATATTGTAGCCTTCATGAATATCCTGGAGTGCTGCCGTTTTCATCCGGTAAAGCACCTGGTATATGCTTCCTCAAGCTCCGTATATGGATCCAATGAGAAAATGCCTTTCACAACCTCAGATTCGGTAGATCATCCCATCAGTTTATATGCAGCTTCGAAGAAGTCCAATGAACTAATGGCCCATACTTACAGTCATTTATTCAATATTCCGACTACAGGATTAAGGTTTTTTACGGTTTATGGCCCTTGGGGAAGACCGGATATGGCATTGTTTCTGTTTACTGAAGCCATCATGAAAGGAGAGCCTATCCAGGTTTTTAACTATGGCAATATGAAGCGGGATTTTACTTACATAGATGATATTGTGACGGGCGTGGTGAAAGTGGCTGACAGGTCAGCTAGGCCCAATGCGGACTTTGACGGGCAAAACCCAGATCCTGGAAGTTCAAAAGCGCCTTACAAAGTATATAATATAGGGAACTCCGCTCCAGTACTCTTGATGGATTATATCCATGCGGTGGAAAAAGGCCTAGGCAAAAAAGCGCAAATGAATCTTTTGCCTCTTCAGCCCGGAGATGTTCCAGCCTCGCATGCCGATGTATCAGATTTGGTAAGAGACACAGGATATAAACCTGATACCCCGATTGACCAAGGTGTGAAATCGTTTACCGATTGGTATTTAGACTACTACAAGAAATAA
- the rfbB gene encoding dTDP-glucose 4,6-dehydratase has translation MSKSILITGGAGFIGCHVVQLFVEKYPEYKIVNLDALTYAGNLENLKSVEGSPNYFFEKVDIQDADGLSSVFEKHGITDVIHLAAESHVDRSITDPLAFVKTNVFGTVNLLNVAKEFWKEDFSGHLFYHVSTDEVYGSLHDGGFFLETTPYDPQSPYSASKASSDHFVRAYANTYKMRTVVSNCSNNYGPNHFPEKLIPLCIHNIRNNKPLPVYGKGENVRDWLYVKDHARAIDTVFHKGKDGETYNIGGFNEWKNIDIVKLLCAKMDAKLGREAGTSEKLITYVKDRAGHDLRYAIDATKIQKELGWEPSLQFEEGIEITIDWYLNNQDWLDHVTSGAYQEYYSKHYDS, from the coding sequence ATGAGTAAATCAATTTTAATAACAGGTGGTGCAGGCTTTATAGGCTGCCATGTAGTACAACTTTTCGTAGAAAAGTATCCGGAATACAAGATTGTTAATTTGGATGCACTGACTTATGCGGGGAATCTTGAGAATCTGAAAAGTGTAGAAGGTTCTCCTAATTATTTCTTCGAAAAAGTAGATATACAGGATGCTGATGGACTTAGTTCCGTATTTGAAAAGCATGGTATAACAGACGTAATCCATCTGGCTGCCGAATCCCATGTGGATAGATCCATTACCGATCCCTTGGCTTTCGTGAAGACCAATGTTTTTGGTACCGTGAATTTGCTGAATGTGGCTAAGGAATTCTGGAAGGAAGATTTTTCGGGGCATCTGTTTTATCATGTTTCTACTGATGAGGTGTATGGTTCTTTACATGATGGTGGATTCTTTCTGGAAACCACTCCATACGATCCCCAGTCTCCCTATTCAGCATCTAAGGCTTCCTCAGACCATTTTGTGCGAGCCTATGCAAATACTTACAAGATGAGGACTGTGGTCTCCAACTGCTCCAATAATTACGGCCCAAATCATTTCCCCGAGAAACTGATTCCACTATGTATTCATAATATCCGAAACAACAAGCCTTTACCAGTGTATGGGAAAGGGGAGAATGTGAGAGATTGGCTATATGTGAAGGATCATGCCAGGGCTATTGATACAGTATTTCATAAAGGGAAAGATGGAGAAACCTACAATATTGGTGGGTTCAATGAATGGAAGAATATAGATATAGTGAAGCTACTTTGTGCCAAAATGGATGCAAAACTGGGTAGAGAAGCAGGAACTTCCGAGAAGCTGATCACGTATGTGAAAGACCGTGCAGGGCATGATTTACGCTACGCAATTGACGCAACGAAAATCCAGAAAGAGTTAGGCTGGGAACCAAGCCTGCAATTTGAGGAAGGAATAGAAATCACAATCGACTGGTATTTGAATAATCAAGATTGGCTTGATCATGTCACTTCGGGTGCTTATCAGGAATATTATTCCAAGCACTACGACAGTTGA
- a CDS encoding M1 family metallopeptidase — protein MQINLAKPFKGLFLFMVMSSGVFAQTGRFQQAADYQMDVDMDVTTNQYKGTQVLVYTNNSPDTLDRVFYHLYFNAFQPGSMMDQRSRTITDPDRRVGTRISKLKPEEIGYLRVSSLTMNGTPVDYKEVGTILEVELPQPILPNSDATFEMSFDGQVPVQIRRSGRDSDEGVRFSMSQWYPKMSEYDEQGWHANPYIGREFYGIWGDFDVKITIDKSYILGGTGYLQNANEIGYGYEDEGVTVSQPKGDKLTWHFKAPKVHDFMWAADPKYRHDKVEMANGITVHHLYIPKDGSTENWEKLKEYTPKAIEYMSEHFGEYPYKQFSVIQGGDGGMEYPMSTLITGGRNLSSLVGVMVHELAHSWFQGVLATNEALYPWMDEGFTSYATSLAMSAIYQASEDPLKGSYSGYYRLVNSGKEEPMSTHADHYNTNAAYSIASYSKGAVFLAQLGYIIGDETRDKGMLRYFHTWGFKHPNVNDFIRVMEKESGLELDWYKEYFVYTTKTIDYGIRNVKENGEQTDITLERIGQMPMPIDLLITYEDGTSEMVYLPLEIMRGEKPQGNEAAPRVMSEAWPWTNLSKTITINKKSSTIKSIEIDPSKRLADINQENNKIDL, from the coding sequence ATGCAGATAAATTTGGCAAAGCCTTTCAAAGGGCTTTTTCTTTTCATGGTAATGAGCAGTGGAGTTTTTGCCCAAACAGGAAGATTCCAGCAAGCTGCTGATTATCAAATGGATGTCGATATGGACGTCACTACCAATCAATACAAGGGAACCCAGGTATTGGTCTATACCAACAATTCTCCGGATACGTTGGATCGGGTGTTTTATCACTTGTACTTCAATGCCTTTCAGCCAGGAAGTATGATGGATCAGAGATCAAGAACTATCACAGATCCGGACAGGAGAGTGGGAACCCGTATCAGTAAGCTGAAGCCTGAGGAGATAGGATACCTGCGGGTGAGCAGCCTTACTATGAATGGTACACCGGTAGACTACAAGGAGGTAGGCACTATCTTGGAAGTAGAGCTTCCTCAACCAATTCTTCCTAATTCCGATGCTACTTTTGAAATGTCTTTTGATGGGCAGGTGCCTGTGCAGATCAGAAGATCTGGAAGAGACAGCGATGAGGGAGTTCGCTTTTCTATGTCACAGTGGTATCCTAAAATGTCTGAATATGACGAGCAGGGATGGCATGCCAATCCTTATATAGGCCGTGAATTTTATGGTATCTGGGGTGATTTTGACGTGAAAATCACCATAGACAAATCTTATATACTTGGTGGAACAGGCTATCTTCAAAATGCTAATGAGATTGGATATGGGTATGAAGATGAAGGGGTAACAGTCTCTCAGCCCAAAGGAGATAAGCTGACGTGGCATTTCAAAGCACCCAAAGTTCACGACTTCATGTGGGCAGCGGATCCAAAGTACCGCCATGATAAAGTGGAGATGGCCAACGGCATCACCGTACATCACTTATATATTCCTAAGGATGGATCTACTGAAAACTGGGAAAAATTAAAAGAATATACTCCAAAGGCCATAGAATATATGTCAGAGCATTTTGGCGAGTATCCATATAAGCAGTTCTCGGTAATTCAAGGTGGTGATGGCGGCATGGAATACCCTATGTCCACGCTGATTACAGGCGGAAGGAATCTAAGCAGTCTTGTGGGGGTGATGGTACATGAACTGGCTCACAGCTGGTTTCAGGGAGTTTTGGCCACCAATGAAGCGCTATACCCTTGGATGGATGAAGGGTTTACAAGCTATGCCACATCTTTGGCCATGTCAGCGATTTATCAGGCGAGTGAAGATCCGCTAAAAGGCTCATATTCAGGATACTATAGATTGGTGAATTCGGGCAAAGAGGAGCCAATGAGTACTCATGCTGACCATTATAATACTAACGCCGCATACAGCATAGCCTCGTATTCTAAGGGAGCTGTGTTTTTGGCCCAGCTGGGGTACATTATAGGTGATGAGACCAGAGATAAAGGGATGCTGAGATATTTTCACACCTGGGGGTTCAAGCACCCCAATGTAAATGATTTTATCCGTGTCATGGAAAAGGAGAGTGGTTTAGAATTGGATTGGTATAAGGAGTATTTTGTATATACCACCAAGACTATTGACTATGGCATAAGGAATGTGAAGGAAAATGGAGAGCAGACTGACATTACCTTGGAGCGGATCGGTCAGATGCCTATGCCTATTGATTTGCTGATCACTTATGAGGATGGTACTTCCGAGATGGTTTATCTACCGCTAGAAATCATGCGGGGAGAAAAACCTCAGGGAAATGAAGCAGCTCCCCGGGTGATGTCTGAAGCTTGGCCATGGACAAACTTGAGCAAAACCATCACTATCAATAAAAAATCGTCGACCATAAAATCAATAGAAATAGATCCTAGTAAAAGGCTTGCTGATATAAATCAGGAAAACAATAAAATTGATTTGTAA
- a CDS encoding histone H1, with translation MSKFSEVSELVNSLKDDFEKFYEKGNQAAGTRVRKGMQDLKNLAQDIRKEVQDMKNAG, from the coding sequence ATGAGCAAATTCAGTGAAGTAAGCGAATTAGTCAATTCTCTTAAAGACGACTTTGAAAAGTTCTACGAAAAAGGAAATCAGGCAGCTGGTACACGAGTTAGAAAAGGAATGCAAGACTTGAAAAACCTCGCACAGGATATTCGTAAAGAAGTCCAAGACATGAAGAACGCAGGCTGA
- a CDS encoding aminotransferase class I/II-fold pyridoxal phosphate-dependent enzyme, which produces MDLFAKLKMNMGPLGKHSEFADGYFSFPKLEGEIAPRMKFQGKDVLTWSLNNYLGLANHPEVRKADADAAAEYGAAYPMGARMMSGQTTLHEQLEDELAAFVNKKKAYLLNYGYQGIMSVIDSLLDRKDVVVYDSECHACIIDALRMHLGKRYVFPHNDIENCEKQLERATKLANETGGGILVITEGVFGMTGDQGKLREIVELKKKFDFRLLIDDAHGFGTLGKTGAGTDEEQGVQDQVDLYFSTFAKSMASIGAFIAGDPEVILYLRYNMRSQIFAKSLPMLLVKGALKRLELLKTQPELKDNLWKIVGALRKGLHDNGFSTGKSNSPVTPVVLNGTVGEAASLTQDLRENYGIFCSVVIYPVVPKGMIILRLIPTAVHTLEDVEETVTAFAAIKEKLTSGVYKNSALALSFGE; this is translated from the coding sequence TTGGATCTATTTGCAAAATTAAAAATGAACATGGGCCCTTTGGGCAAACACTCCGAGTTTGCAGACGGCTATTTCTCCTTCCCCAAACTAGAAGGTGAAATTGCTCCAAGAATGAAATTTCAGGGGAAGGATGTTCTTACCTGGAGTTTGAATAACTACCTAGGCCTAGCAAATCATCCTGAAGTAAGAAAAGCTGACGCTGACGCAGCCGCTGAATATGGCGCCGCCTACCCTATGGGCGCACGTATGATGTCAGGACAGACTACCCTTCACGAACAGCTAGAGGATGAATTGGCAGCTTTTGTCAATAAAAAGAAGGCCTATCTGCTAAACTACGGCTATCAAGGCATCATGTCAGTGATTGACTCGCTTCTCGATAGAAAAGATGTGGTAGTTTATGATTCAGAGTGCCATGCCTGTATTATTGATGCATTAAGAATGCATCTGGGCAAGCGTTATGTATTTCCACATAATGACATAGAAAACTGCGAAAAACAGTTAGAAAGAGCAACAAAACTTGCCAACGAAACCGGTGGAGGTATACTGGTGATCACTGAAGGTGTATTTGGGATGACTGGAGATCAGGGTAAGCTGAGAGAGATTGTTGAACTTAAGAAAAAGTTTGATTTCAGATTACTGATAGACGATGCACATGGCTTTGGAACCTTGGGTAAAACAGGTGCCGGTACAGATGAAGAGCAGGGAGTACAGGATCAGGTAGATCTTTATTTCTCCACTTTTGCCAAGTCAATGGCCAGTATCGGGGCATTTATAGCTGGAGACCCTGAGGTGATCCTATATTTAAGATACAACATGCGTTCGCAGATATTTGCCAAATCTCTGCCTATGCTATTGGTGAAAGGCGCGTTAAAACGCCTTGAACTGTTGAAAACACAGCCTGAACTAAAAGACAATCTTTGGAAGATCGTGGGAGCTCTTAGAAAAGGCCTTCATGACAATGGCTTCAGCACAGGAAAATCAAACTCACCGGTAACTCCAGTGGTATTGAATGGTACCGTGGGAGAGGCTGCTTCTTTGACTCAAGACTTAAGAGAAAATTACGGAATCTTCTGTTCTGTAGTAATATATCCAGTGGTGCCTAAAGGCATGATTATCCTTAGATTAATCCCTACCGCTGTACATACCCTAGAAGATGTAGAGGAAACTGTCACTGCTTTTGCTGCTATCAAAGAGAAATTAACCAGCGGAGTTTATAAGAATTCTGCACTTGCCTTATCTTTTGGTGAGTAA
- a CDS encoding acetyl-CoA carboxylase biotin carboxylase subunit, producing MPKIKKILVANRGEISLRIMRTAKEMNIRTVAVYSEADRLSPHVLFADEAVCLGPPPSAQSYLLGDKIIAACKELNVDAIHPGYGFLSENADFAQKVAEAGLLFIGPSPESITVMGSKLAAKQAVGKYNIPLVPGTEEAISDIGEAKARASEIGYPILIKASAGGGGKGMRIVENEGEFEEQMQRAVSEAQSSFGDSAVFIEKYITSPRHIEIQVLGDQQGNIVYLFERECSIQRRHQKVVEEAPSSVVSPSMRKAMGDAAVGVAKACGYYGAGTVEFIVDADLNFFFLEMNTRLQVEHPVTEMITGKDLVREQIRIAEGNSLTFTQEELQINGHSLEVRVYAEDPKNNFLPDIGRLQTYRRPQGAGIRVDDGFEEGMDIPIYYDPMIAKLITHAETRDAAIHKMVQAIEEYKIVGIQTTLDFCKFAITHEAFVSGDFDTKFVENYFNPAVLDYEFTPSELSIISALAVEFFAKDKPGKGGQEESLQKSKSAWRARLQ from the coding sequence ATGCCCAAAATCAAGAAGATATTAGTTGCTAATAGAGGTGAAATCAGTTTGAGGATAATGCGCACTGCTAAGGAAATGAATATCCGCACAGTAGCGGTGTATAGCGAGGCTGATAGGCTTTCACCTCATGTGCTTTTTGCAGATGAAGCTGTTTGCCTAGGGCCTCCGCCATCAGCACAGTCTTACTTATTGGGAGATAAAATTATAGCGGCATGTAAAGAGCTGAATGTGGATGCTATACATCCCGGCTATGGTTTTTTATCGGAGAACGCGGATTTTGCCCAAAAGGTAGCCGAGGCGGGATTACTATTTATAGGCCCTTCTCCAGAATCCATCACTGTAATGGGAAGTAAACTTGCGGCGAAACAGGCTGTAGGCAAGTATAACATTCCTTTAGTTCCAGGTACGGAAGAAGCTATCTCCGATATAGGGGAAGCTAAGGCAAGGGCATCTGAAATAGGGTATCCAATCCTGATAAAAGCCAGTGCAGGAGGAGGGGGGAAAGGAATGCGGATTGTAGAAAATGAAGGCGAATTTGAAGAGCAAATGCAGCGGGCTGTAAGTGAAGCCCAATCCTCATTTGGTGACAGTGCGGTGTTTATAGAGAAGTACATCACTTCTCCCAGACATATTGAAATCCAGGTGCTAGGTGATCAGCAAGGGAATATTGTTTACCTATTCGAGCGGGAATGCTCCATTCAACGCAGACATCAGAAGGTGGTGGAAGAAGCTCCCTCTTCAGTAGTCTCACCCTCAATGCGTAAAGCTATGGGTGATGCAGCAGTAGGTGTAGCGAAGGCATGCGGATACTATGGGGCAGGAACTGTTGAATTTATTGTAGATGCGGATCTCAATTTCTTTTTTCTGGAGATGAACACCCGTCTGCAGGTGGAGCATCCGGTGACAGAGATGATCACAGGCAAGGATCTTGTGCGAGAGCAAATACGTATTGCCGAGGGTAATTCTTTGACCTTCACGCAAGAGGAGCTTCAGATCAATGGTCATTCCCTTGAAGTCCGTGTATATGCGGAAGATCCTAAAAACAATTTTCTTCCTGACATCGGGAGATTACAGACATACAGAAGACCCCAGGGTGCAGGAATCCGTGTGGATGATGGGTTTGAGGAGGGGATGGATATTCCTATTTATTATGATCCTATGATTGCGAAGCTGATCACCCATGCTGAAACAAGGGATGCGGCTATACACAAAATGGTTCAAGCCATCGAGGAATATAAGATAGTGGGAATCCAGACCACGCTGGATTTTTGTAAGTTTGCCATCACTCATGAAGCTTTTGTGAGTGGGGATTTTGATACAAAATTCGTGGAAAATTACTTTAATCCTGCAGTCCTCGATTATGAGTTTACTCCATCAGAGTTATCGATAATTTCAGCTTTAGCAGTAGAGTTTTTTGCTAAGGATAAGCCAGGCAAAGGAGGGCAGGAAGAATCTTTGCAAAAATCTAAATCAGCCTGGAGAGCTCGACTTCAATAA